In Paenibacillus durus, the DNA window GGCGCAAGGAAAGAGAACGCTTCGGCGCCGCTGCGGATGATGTGACGGCGACGGCTCTGCATGTCGGCCGGATTTCCGCTCTGCTCAGCCCTTTAACCTCTTTGGTGGTCAATGCGGCCATTCTTGCGATTCTATGGGTGGGAGGCATTCACATTGACGCGGGCCGGCTCTCGCAAGGGGAAATCATCGCTTTTATCAACTATGTCACCCAGATTTTGCTGGCGCTGATCGTCACCTCGAATTTGGTGATTATATTCACCAAGGCCAATTCGTCGCTGGCCAGAGTAAACGAAGTGCTGACGGTGTCCAGTTCAGTAACGGATCCGGAGCATCCGGTCATTTCTCCATTTGCGGAAACAGGAGATGCAGCCGCATCCTCTCCCATGAAAGTAGGGCGAACCGATGGTTCCGAGCCAGCCGCTCAGGTTCCCGCCATTGAGTTCGATCATGTTTCTTTCGGATACAGCAAGGCCGGAGAGCTTGCGCTGGACGATATTTCCGTGAAGATCTGGCGGGGCGAAACCGTGGGTCTGATCGGCGGCACAGGTTCGGGCAAATCGACGTTCGTCAATCTGATCCCCCGCTTCTATGACGCCTTCTCGGGCGAGGTTCGGGTGAACGGAGTGAACGTCGAGGATTATCCGCTTCTCCGGCTCAGAGAGTCCATCGGAATCGTCCCGCAGAAGGCGGTGCTCTTTACGGGCACGATCGCCGACAATATCCGCTGGGGGAAGACGGAGGCGACCGAAGACGAAATCCGCGCGGCGGCGGCTGTCGCGCAGGCGGAGGAGTTCATTTCCAAGCTGCCCGAGGGCCTGAGTACGGACGTTTCCCGCGGCGGATTGAACCTTTCCGGCGGGCAGAAGCAGCGGCTGACCATCGCGCGGGCGGTGGTCGGCCGTCCGGACATTCTGATTCTGGACGATTCCTCCAGCGCACTCGATTTCGCTACCGACGCGGCTCTGCGACGCGAGTTGAAAGAGACCCGAGCCGGAATGACGACGCTTGTCGTCTCTCAGCGGGTCGGCACCGTCCGGCAGGCCGACAGAATTATCGTGTTCGAAGACGGCCGGATTGCCGGGGTCGGCCGGCATGAGGAATTACTGTACAGCTGCGAGGTATACCGTGAAATCTGCAACTCCCAGCTGTCAAGCGAGGAGGCGGCTTTATGAACGGCAAGCAGGTTTGGAAAAGATTGATCATCTATACCGCGCAGTTTAGAAGCTCCACCATTTTGGCGGCGCTCTGCGCCATACTCAGCGTAGCGGCCAGCCTGATTGGTCCGCTGCTGATCGCCCGGGCGGTCGATTATATGGTGGGACCGGGGAAGGTGGATTTTGACGCGCTGCTGAGGCTCATCCTGGAATTGGCGATTGTATTTCTTGCCGGAGGCCTGTGCGGCTGGCTGCTGACCTATCTCACCAACCGGCTCGCCTACCGCACGGTAAACCGCATGCGGAACGACCTGTTCGACAAGCTGAACATCCTGCCGCTGAAATTCCATGACAACCACCCGCAGGGCGACCTGATCAGCCGATTCGTGAACGACATGGACGCCGTTTCGGACGGTCTGCTTCAAGGCTTTCAGACTTTGCTTACCGGGGCTGTTACGATTGTCGGCGCGATCGGACTTATGCTGTATATCAGCCCGCTCATGACCGTGGTCGTGCTGCTGTCGGCGCCCGCTTCGTACTATATGGCCCGGTTCATTACAACGCGTTCGCAGCAGCTCTTCCGCGATCAGGCCAAAATTCTCGGCAGCCTTAACGGTTATGTGGAAGAAGTGGTCGGCGGGCAAAAGATCGTTCAGGCTTTTCACTATGAGGACAAAACCTATGAACGGTTCGAGGGACTGAACGGGGAACTGTATCAGGCTGGCGTCAATGCACAGTTTTACGGATCTCTCTCCGGCCCGACGACCCGGCTGGTTAACAACATTACGTTTTCCGTTATCGCGATCATCGGCAGTATCGTCATTATCGCGGGCGGGTTGACCGTTGGGGATTTGTCCGGCTTTCTGATCTATTCCAATCTGTTCGCCAAGCCATTTAATGAAATAACCGGCGTCATTACGCAGCTTCAGTCGGCGACCGCCTCGGCGCAGCGTATCTTTGCGGTTCTGGATCTTGACCCTGAGCAGCCCGACGCTCCGGATGCGTTTGACCCTGAGCCGGGGCAGGGGACGGTTGTATTCGACAAGGTCAAATTTGCTTATCATCCCGAACGTCCCTTAATTACGGGGTTCAGCCTGGAGGTCAAACCGGGCACCCGGGTCGCCATTGTCGGACAGACGGGAGCAGGCAAGACGACGCTGGTTAACCTGCTGATGCGTTTTTATGATGCAGGCGGCGGCGCGATCCGAATCGGAGGCGTGGACATCAGGGATATGACGCGCGACAGCCTGCGCCGCAATTTCGGGATGGTGCTGCAGGATACGTGGCTGTTCGGCGGAACAATCCGGGACAATATCGCTTACGGCAAGCCGGAGGCGACTGATGAAGAAGTCATCGCCGCCGCCAAAGCTGTGAGCGCACACAGTTTCATCAAACGTCTTCCGGACGGCTACAATACCGTGATCAGCGGCTCAGGCGACAACCTGTCCCAGGGACAGAAGCAGCTGCTTACAATCGCGCGCGTGCTGCTTGCCGACCCGCCGATGCTCATTCTGGACGAGGCGACGAGCAGCATCGACACCCGGACCGAAATTCGCATCCAGCGAGCTTTCCTGAAAATGATGGACGGACGCACCAGCTTCGTCATCGCCCACCGGCTGTCCACGATCCGCGAGTCGGACCTGATTCTGTTCATGAAGGACGGCGATATTGTGGAAAGCGGAACCCATGAGCAGCTTCTCCGTCTGGGAGGCTATTACGCCCGGCTGTACAACAGCCAGTTTGCAGCGGTTTAGGCTGATAGTCAGCCCATTTTATGCACCTTTAAGCATCGAGGATTATATAATAAACCTGACCCCCAAAGATGTCTCTTTGCCCCGCCGGATGGCGGGGTTCTTTTTTGGTTATATAAGATGAACTTAAGATTTTCCCATCAGATATCAGTCGTAACTAGGGTTTGCTGAACAACATATCGGTTTTGGTTAACACCCGGTAAGTGGCCTATAGAAAACCCAGCCGAAAAAATGGACAAAAAGAGCCCGTAACCGGCGCTCCAAATTCATGACCATGAATGAAAGGGCGATTACTGTCAGGCTTCTTGCCGCGCCTTTCGCTCGAATCAAGCCTAACCCGTAGCGGCGTTTACCTTCTCCAAACTTGCCTTCGATCGCATTGCGTTCCGCTGCATCTTGCCGTTCTTGCTTACGGTGTGTCGCCTGGTTTTCTGCTGAAGGCCTGCCCAGTTTGGGGCCGCTGAGACGAATGCACACCCCTTTACAGTAGGCAAGGTTCTCTCGATTCCGGTAGATCTTGTCTGCCAGGATCACCGCCGGATACGCGCCAAAACGCTCTTTGTACGATTTCACCGCATCTTGCAGGGTGCCCGATTCGTTAAAGTTGTCCCATTGCATCGTTTCGATCCAGGCGTATCCGTTGGACAGACTGGCTGCTATCTTGGCTCCAAACTCGACGGACGCTCCGGCTTTTCCCCGGACAATCGGTCGGACATGCGGCTGTTCGATGCTTACGATTCGATGCTCCACCCGGTGCACTCCGCCATTCATCATTTCTTGTTGCTGCCGGTGCAGTTCGCGAATGACTAGCAAACGGCGATAGGTCATTTTGCTCAAAGTACTCAGCGAGGTTTGCTGGCTCAGGTTTTCAATGATTCGCAGATCCCGACCCACATAGCCGAGCTGCTTCTTGACCGCTTTGCGGATCGTTTTACCTTTGGGCTGGCGTTGTTTAGATACAAGCAGGTACGCTTTACGGGCTTGTCTGCGGTACGTGCACCGATCAGCGGCTGATGCAATGCGTCAATGATACCTTCCAGGATTTCACGAGCATGATTCAATAGCCCCAGATCTGTCGGATACTTGATGTCGGCAGGCGCACAGGTTGCATCCAGCATCAACGTGCCGCGATGGGTTTGTGCGTCGGGATTGGGAAGAAGACGAAAGAGGGACTTGGCCTTGCCCTTTTGTTGAGACTTTTCCGGCGTGGTATCCACTTCCAGAATCGTTAGGGTGTCGTCCATTTTCATGACCATTTGTCCACCCCCGGGTGATCATCGTCGTCATCACGTGTTTGTTCCTTGGCTTTAGCCGCTGCTTTTGCTGCTTCCTGCTCGGCCTTCAGCCCTTCTTTTATGATCCAGTCATTGATCTCGTGAAGGATGTCGGGACCCAACCGGTCGCGAAAGTGAGTCATCAAGGAATGATGGAAGGGCTCTTTGTCCACGTAACCGCCAAAACCCAGAAAATACTGCAAATAGGGGTTTTCCATGATCTGCAAAGTGGTTTCCCGGTCGGTTAAGCCTAGACGTTCCTTGATCAACAGGGAGCCCAAAGCCAAACGTACCGAATACGCCTTTTGCCCTTCGTCGGGTGCGCCGAACACCTTTACATATTTTTCTTCCGCTTGCTCCCAGGGAACGAGCTTGGCCAGCTTCACCCACCGATTGTTGGGGTTCAGTTTGCCGCCAAAGGGCAGGTAAAAATCTTTGAGAAGATCGTCGGTCGATTCTATCCGTTCAAACATGATAATTCACTCCATCTGCAAGGTTTTTTTGCATTTTTCGAGTATTTCCTTGCAGATGATTTCGACAAAAACGGCTTCTATTCCTTGTGGGAGTAAGAGTTTTTGTTTATTCAGCAAGCCCTAACTACGAGGAATGTTTGGACTTCCGGCCGCTGTTTATAATGCTACATAGAATCTAGACAGCAAAAAAGGAGATTCTTAGTTGTGCCAACATCAAGACGAACATTCACGCCGGAAGAAAAAGCACGAATTGTACTGGAGATTCTAAGAGAAGAAAAGTCCATTTCGCAGCTGGCTTCGGAAGAAGGAATCCATCCCAATGTGTTAAATCGCTGGAAGAATGAAGCGACTCAAAATCTGGCTCAGCTCTTTGTAGACGACCGGAAAGGGATCACGAAGATGAAAAAAGAATACGAGCAGCAGATCGAAGACCTCTACGCCGAAGTGGGTAAACTGACCACCCAATTGTCGTGGCTCAAAAAAAAATCTGGCCGATAATCTCAGCCGTGCCGAACGGTTGCTCCTCGTCGAGTATGGGAACGCTGAACTTTCCATTCAAACGCAGGCGGACTTGCTCAGCCTGAATCGTTCCAGCCTGTATTACAAGCCGGTCCCTCCCTCCCCGGAGGAAATTCGCCTCAAGCACCGGATTGACGAGCTTTACACCCGCCATTCGTTTATGGGTTACCGGACGATTGCGGCCATCATGAACCGGGAAGGGGATGCTATTCATCCCAACACCGTACGGCGGTATATGCGGGAAATGGGGATCATGGCGATCTTCCCCGGTCCTAACCTGAGTAAGCGAGACCTACAGCACCGGATCTACCCGTACCTGCTGCGTAAGCTGCCGATTACAGCGCCGGATCAGGTCTGGAGTGTCGATATTACCTATATCCGCATGAAACAGGGCTGGATGTATCTGTATGCCGTCATGGACTGGTATTCGCGCTTCATTGTGGACTGGCAACTGGATCAAAGTCTGGAAATTGACTTTGTCCTGGAAACCATGAAACGCGCCTTGGCCCGTCGTGTTCCGTCCATCGTGAACAGCGACCAGGGCAGCCACTTCACCAGTCCCAAGTACATTGATCTGCTCAAGGAAAAGGAGATTCGGATCAGCATGGACGGGAAGGGCCGAGCGACAGACAATATTGTCATTGAGCGCTTTTGGCGCAGCCTAAAGTACAACGAAATTTACATCAACGAGTATGGCAGTCCAAGAGAGACCCGGCAGGGTGTAGGAGGATATATCCATTTGCATAATCACTACCTGCCTCATCAGTCCCTGCAAAACCATACGCCGGCTGCTGTGTATAACCAGGAGGTCATGCTTTCATCCACATAGGAATAAGGTGAAGGGAACTTTGTTCCCCTCCCGCGCCTTCGCTTGGGCCTTGTCCTCCACCTACAACAGCTCTACTTTTCACTTTGCACTTTTTTTCACACCTTAAATATATTCAAATCTCTGTCTTGACATCTTGTAGCACCATAGTTGTCCCCCCCAGATTTCTTTATACTAATCGCTCTTCGCGGATGAAATCCGGAGACAGCCTATGCTTTCGAAGCGAGCTTTCCTACGGAAAGCTTTCGGGCGGTCGCTATTGCTCCTACAGTTCCAAACTTCCCCTTCGCTACTCCTTACCTTGATGTCATTTTCAAGTTCATCTTATATAATGGGTTTTTATGTAATTTAGTTCGTTTACCTATTCTTACCAATGGAATATACTGTCTTTACTCGATCAGATTAAGGGGGGGCTCATATGCGCATAGCGTTAAAAACAATCGGAGTCCTGTTTAGTTTAACTGCCGTAGCTTTGGCTATACAGGTGTTGATTAATCTCGGCTCTGAAACTCAGGTGAGAATGTCCTGGATGATGCTTGCCCTATGCGGTTCGTTATTTTTTAACGGGCTGGCGGCATATTTGAAGAACAAGAACAGGCAAGGGATATATTCGGTCGTGATTGCTTTGGTTCTTTTCATATTCGTTGTTATAATAGCACTTTTGAGTGGATGTCAAAGTCCTCCAAAAACAAAAGTTGTCCAAATATCAGCAGAACAAGCCAAATCCGTTGTCCAGCAGCATCATAAGAAAAACAGCAATTTTGGTGAAGCCGAAATAATTTCGATAAAACACATAGATAACGAGTACAAAGTAACATGGGAAAGAAAAAGTAATTGCGAGAGCGGAACAGATTATGTTAATGACAAAGATGGGACTATTACAAGAGGTGAGGTCTCTATCTGCTAAGCCAACCTCCGGTCAGAGTCTCTCGAAGATGCAGCCGAACCCCTCATTAGCGGTTGTTTTTCTTGCGATTAAAGAATTGTTCAGCTCCGCTGAGAATTCAAAGATTCACTTAATCATAAAAACCGCTCTCCGGCTTGTCGCACAAGCCATGAGAGCAGCTTTTTCATGCCAACTTACATAAAATCGACGAACTCGCCCACCGGCTTGCGGTAGCCGCGCGGTCTGATCTTGCGTTGGTTGTCCTTGCCGATGGTAATCAGCATCACGGGAACGAGATGGTCCGGCAGTCCAAGGATGTTCTTGACGGCCTCCGGATCGAATCCGATCATCGGGCAAGTATCCCAGCCCTTGTCTTTGGCGATCAGCATGAACTGCATGGCGGACAGTGAAGCGTTGCGGATCGCCTCGTCGCGCTGGAAAGCCTCTTTGCCTATGTATGCCTGATTGATCGCTTCGATCACCCCGTCATATTCCTCCTGCGACATCGCCCCCAGCATTTTGAGACCACCGTAAATTTCCGGCGCCTGCTTGTAGGCATGCATATCACCCAGAACGGCAATGACGGCAGAGGCGGTATGAATTTTGTATTGTCCGTAGGCGCTCTCGCGAATCTGTTCCTTAAGCTCCGGGTCCGCAATCACTTTATAACGGGCGTGCTGTAGATTGAAAGCTGAAGGAGCGAGTCTGGTGTGGGAGAAGATTTCTTCCAGCTCGCTCTGCGGAATTTTGACGCCCTCCACGAAATTCATGGCCGATCTGCGGGCTTGAACAACTTCTAAAAAAGGGTTAGCGGTTGCTTGTGTATCCATTAATACTGCCTCCATCCAATGATTAAAAATTAATTAATTTATTAAATAAATATACTTACTAATAGTTACTTAATAATATATCACGGCTTCAATCATCCGTCAATGATGCCATGAATTTTGGGATTGCCATTATTTCCAAATCGTAATAGAGTCTATTATTAGAGCGGTTACAACCGGAAAGGAGCTGTATAATGAAGAAAAAGATCATGATCCCCGCGGCGGTATGCTTTCTGGCCGTTTCGATTTGCCTGGCTTCTTTGGCCTGGGGCGCGCCGAGGGAGCAAATTTTCCGCTTTATTCTGTATAATAATCCGATTTCGCTGGACCCTGCTTTGTCGTACGACAGCACAAGCGACGAGGTGCTAAACGGGGTTTTTGAAGGGCTGGTGCGCACCGGCAGGAACGGCGGAATTGAACCGGCCATGGCGAAGTCGTGGACCGTGTCGCAGGACGGCAGGACGTACACGTTCAAGCTCAGAGGCGACGCGGCTTGGAGCAACAAGCAGAAGGTTAAAGCTTCGGATTTCGAATATGCGTGGAAAAGAGTGCTGAATCCCGTCACCTCGTCCCCCCAAGCCTATATGCTGTACTATCTTGCGGGCGGAGAGGCGTATCATAACGGGACGCTAAAAGACGCTTCGAAGGTCGGCGTTCAGGCCGTGAACGATACGACACTCAAAGTGACGCTGCGGAGCCGGACCCCCTACTTTTTGCAGTTGGCGGCTTCCCGGGCTTATCTGCCGGTCAATCCGTCCGTGGTGAAGAGCAATAAGAATTGGGCGCTGTCTGCCAAAAGCCTTGTCGGCAACGGTCCGTTCACTCTGACGAAATGGGTGCCTGACCAAGAAATCGTGCTGTCCAAGAACAAATTCTACCCCGAAGCGAAGAAGATTCATTTTGACCGGATCAAGATAGGTATCATGAACGATCCAGCTCAGGAGCTGGCCATGTACAAGCAGGGTCAACTGGACTGGTCGGGGCCGTCCGAGACGAACATCAATGTCTTCAAGCTGGATAAAGCAACAAAAAAGGACGTGCACACCTACAATCCCGCCAGTACATATTATTACGTGTTCAATGTAACCAAGCCTCCATTCGACAACGTAAACATCCGCCGTGCGCTGGGCATGGCGATTTCAAGAGAGATGCTGACCCATGGAACGCCGGCCTATGCTTTTGTTCCGCCGGGTATCCGGGGCGCCGGTAAGACGTTTAGGGAAGAAGCTTCCGGAGCGCCTTATTTTACAGAGGATACGGACAAGGCGCAGGAGCTGCTGAAAAAAGGCTTGCAAGAGGAAGGCTTGAGCACGTTCCCGGAAACGAAGCTTATTTTTAATGAGGGACATGAGTATATCTCATCTGCGGTTACTTCGATGTGGGCGGATAATCTGGGAATCGACGTATATGCCGAGGTTCAGCCCTGGGAGGAACTGCTGGATAACCGCATGACCTTGAACTTTGAGATCGCCAGAGCCGGCTGGACGGCGGATTATAACGATCCCGCTTCTTTTCTTGAACTGTACACTTCCTGGAGCACGGATAATGACAGCGGCTGGCATAACGCGGAGTATGATTCCTATATTCGCCAAGCCCAGCAGACGGGGGACGATGCAGTGCGTATGAAGCTGTACCATCAAGCCGAGCGTCTGCTGATCGATCAGATGGTCATCATCCCGGTTTACTATTATAAAGAATTCACTTTGCAAAAACCCTATGTGCACGGTGTTTATAAAGACTATTCAGGTGCTCTCGTTTACCGGGACGGGTATTTGAAATAAAGGAGGACTTCCGAAGATGCTTTTTAAAGAAAACGACGTGATTTTGTTCCAGGGAGACAGTATTACCGACGTTGGCCGCAACCGCTTCGACGCTTATTCGCTGGGAAACGGGTACCCCCTGATGGTGGCCGGCCGGCTTGGTCTGCTGTTTCCGGAGAAAAAGCTTACCTTCTACAACCGGGGCGTCGGCGGTGACCGGGCTGCCGATCTCGTGCGGCGCTGGGACAGGGACTGCCTCGCGCTGAAGCCGACGTGGGTATCCATTTATGTCGGTATCAACGAGAGCTGGTGCCGGTACGACAGCGGCGAGGAGACGACGCCGGAAGCGTTCGAAGCGCAGTACCGGAATCTGCTGGACCGCACACGGCAGACTTTGAACGCGAAGCTGATCCTGATCGAGCCGTTCGTCCTGCCGGTTCAGGGGCTGAACCGCGACTGGCGGGAAGATCTGGACCCGAAAATCGCGGTCGTGCGGAAGCTGGCCCGCGAGTACGGGGCGCTGCTGGTGCCGCTTGACGGCTTGTTCGCAGCCGCATCGATGACGGCCGACCCGGCCTATTGGGCGGAAGACGGCGTTCATCCCACCCCTGCGGGTCACGCGCTGATTACCGAGGCGTGGCTGAAAGCGGCCTGTGTGAACTGATTTATTGGCGGTTTCCCGCTTAAAAAGGATGCCTTTGGCTGCTTGGGCCAGGCATCCTTTTATTTTTCCAAGAGGCGGCGGAGTCCCTGATTTCTCCAGTTTCGGTTTTGCTGTTATAATATAGAGAACGCGTGTTTTGGGAGGGAATCCATTGACATACACTATAGCGGTAATATCCGACATACATAGCAACGCACCGGCGCTGGAGGCGGTTCTGCAGGACATTGACCGGGAGGGCGCCGACACAATCGTCAATCTGGGGGACAGTTTATTCGGTCCGGTAGATCCGCTTGGAACG includes these proteins:
- a CDS encoding ABC transporter ATP-binding protein: MNKISVFLKPYRKQLIIGPIFKLLEAILELLLPTIVALMVNRGIGLHDSAYVYRMGGLMLLMSILGFACSMVCQYSASRASQGFGTRLRNAMFRHISSLSYAELDRFGTPSLINRITNDVNQLQLAVAMLIRLVIRAPFIAIGAIIMAMILDLRLSLVLLAAAPVFAVLLYWIISRSSPLYRKYQQKLDGIAQVLSENLSGIRVIRAFAKRRKERERFGAAADDVTATALHVGRISALLSPLTSLVVNAAILAILWVGGIHIDAGRLSQGEIIAFINYVTQILLALIVTSNLVIIFTKANSSLARVNEVLTVSSSVTDPEHPVISPFAETGDAAASSPMKVGRTDGSEPAAQVPAIEFDHVSFGYSKAGELALDDISVKIWRGETVGLIGGTGSGKSTFVNLIPRFYDAFSGEVRVNGVNVEDYPLLRLRESIGIVPQKAVLFTGTIADNIRWGKTEATEDEIRAAAAVAQAEEFISKLPEGLSTDVSRGGLNLSGGQKQRLTIARAVVGRPDILILDDSSSALDFATDAALRRELKETRAGMTTLVVSQRVGTVRQADRIIVFEDGRIAGVGRHEELLYSCEVYREICNSQLSSEEAAL
- a CDS encoding ABC transporter ATP-binding protein, which produces MNGKQVWKRLIIYTAQFRSSTILAALCAILSVAASLIGPLLIARAVDYMVGPGKVDFDALLRLILELAIVFLAGGLCGWLLTYLTNRLAYRTVNRMRNDLFDKLNILPLKFHDNHPQGDLISRFVNDMDAVSDGLLQGFQTLLTGAVTIVGAIGLMLYISPLMTVVVLLSAPASYYMARFITTRSQQLFRDQAKILGSLNGYVEEVVGGQKIVQAFHYEDKTYERFEGLNGELYQAGVNAQFYGSLSGPTTRLVNNITFSVIAIIGSIVIIAGGLTVGDLSGFLIYSNLFAKPFNEITGVITQLQSATASAQRIFAVLDLDPEQPDAPDAFDPEPGQGTVVFDKVKFAYHPERPLITGFSLEVKPGTRVAIVGQTGAGKTTLVNLLMRFYDAGGGAIRIGGVDIRDMTRDSLRRNFGMVLQDTWLFGGTIRDNIAYGKPEATDEEVIAAAKAVSAHSFIKRLPDGYNTVISGSGDNLSQGQKQLLTIARVLLADPPMLILDEATSSIDTRTEIRIQRAFLKMMDGRTSFVIAHRLSTIRESDLILFMKDGDIVESGTHEQLLRLGGYYARLYNSQFAAV
- a CDS encoding IS3 family transposase (programmed frameshift), which produces MPTSRRTFTPEEKARIVLEILREEKSISQLASEEGIHPNVLNRWKNEATQNLAQLFVDDRKGITKMKKEYEQQIEDLYAEVGKLTTQLSWLKKKNLADNLSRAERLLLVEYGNAELSIQTQADLLSLNRSSLYYKPVPPSPEEIRLKHRIDELYTRHSFMGYRTIAAIMNREGDAIHPNTVRRYMREMGIMAIFPGPNLSKRDLQHRIYPYLLRKLPITAPDQVWSVDITYIRMKQGWMYLYAVMDWYSRFIVDWQLDQSLEIDFVLETMKRALARRVPSIVNSDQGSHFTSPKYIDLLKEKEIRISMDGKGRATDNIVIERFWRSLKYNEIYINEYGSPRETRQGVGGYIHLHNHYLPHQSLQNHTPAAVYNQEVMLSST
- a CDS encoding nitroreductase family protein; its protein translation is MDTQATANPFLEVVQARRSAMNFVEGVKIPQSELEEIFSHTRLAPSAFNLQHARYKVIADPELKEQIRESAYGQYKIHTASAVIAVLGDMHAYKQAPEIYGGLKMLGAMSQEEYDGVIEAINQAYIGKEAFQRDEAIRNASLSAMQFMLIAKDKGWDTCPMIGFDPEAVKNILGLPDHLVPVMLITIGKDNQRKIRPRGYRKPVGEFVDFM
- a CDS encoding peptide ABC transporter substrate-binding protein, whose translation is MKKKIMIPAAVCFLAVSICLASLAWGAPREQIFRFILYNNPISLDPALSYDSTSDEVLNGVFEGLVRTGRNGGIEPAMAKSWTVSQDGRTYTFKLRGDAAWSNKQKVKASDFEYAWKRVLNPVTSSPQAYMLYYLAGGEAYHNGTLKDASKVGVQAVNDTTLKVTLRSRTPYFLQLAASRAYLPVNPSVVKSNKNWALSAKSLVGNGPFTLTKWVPDQEIVLSKNKFYPEAKKIHFDRIKIGIMNDPAQELAMYKQGQLDWSGPSETNINVFKLDKATKKDVHTYNPASTYYYVFNVTKPPFDNVNIRRALGMAISREMLTHGTPAYAFVPPGIRGAGKTFREEASGAPYFTEDTDKAQELLKKGLQEEGLSTFPETKLIFNEGHEYISSAVTSMWADNLGIDVYAEVQPWEELLDNRMTLNFEIARAGWTADYNDPASFLELYTSWSTDNDSGWHNAEYDSYIRQAQQTGDDAVRMKLYHQAERLLIDQMVIIPVYYYKEFTLQKPYVHGVYKDYSGALVYRDGYLK
- a CDS encoding SGNH/GDSL hydrolase family protein, which encodes MLFKENDVILFQGDSITDVGRNRFDAYSLGNGYPLMVAGRLGLLFPEKKLTFYNRGVGGDRAADLVRRWDRDCLALKPTWVSIYVGINESWCRYDSGEETTPEAFEAQYRNLLDRTRQTLNAKLILIEPFVLPVQGLNRDWREDLDPKIAVVRKLAREYGALLVPLDGLFAAASMTADPAYWAEDGVHPTPAGHALITEAWLKAACVN